The Ostrea edulis chromosome 1, xbOstEdul1.1, whole genome shotgun sequence genomic sequence CGGCCAAGGTCATAATCATGGTACGAGATCAGGGTAAAAGGCAACAACAAGTTTTTGTTCATATATGTTAAAACTAGTCACGTACACAAAAATACTTCCTTCACCGTCTTCAATAAcgaataaagaaatatttttgtatgcGTAGTCACATGGAGTAACTACAGCAAGTACATAAAAAAATCCGACCTGCCTAAGGCCATATTTAGGTCTCAGAAAATTAAAACTACCAGAGTCTCACTTTATCATATCGGAGCTTGTAGtctaattttgtaatttttgtttCCTTGCACCTCTGATTCGCCATTTTAGATTTTgcgatttaaaaattgttatgcaatgaattacaaataaattattacaatacGCCTTTTAGTTGTATCATTTAAGCCATTCCATCATACAATCTACTATTCCATCACCAAATAGTTCTGATTTTCTTGGGTCTCTCTATTCAGCTCTCTGTCGTACAAATTATCGTATGTCTGCTGTATGAATCGCGAATACTAAACAGCATTTATAGATTGTACGAAAAGTTAACAAGAAATGAAGGCCTTGCAACTGACACAATTCGTGATTATATTTTGGAGGAGGATTTCGCCCATCCTTGATGGAGGTGTGATCTTTCCCACACTACCGccatttattaattaaatttccTCTAACCTCATCAAACGGGATAACGGCTAGAAAAAAAGAGGTCCTTGTGCATTGAAAGTATAAAGAACTTATCCTCTGTCGAAGTTATTTCTCTTTTATCACAATGGAAAGAAAGATGATGTTCTTGATAACAGGTGTCTGTACGGTTTTGGTAGTGATTGGATCTGTACAGAATTGCTGCCCTCCTCCCAAATTGGAGATAAAGGCCGTAGGCAGTGGAGTGATGATTAGCACTGGTAGTAACGATCCATACACTGTGAGtaattatttcaattaattaaaCTGTTGAATGCCAATTTCCAATTAAATTTAATATGCACTTTCCTTgaaggtaattttttttcatagagGTTTTAGAGATATGGCTTGATATCTATAACATTCAGAAAGTTTGTCGTTATTTAGTCAATGGCAGATCCCTAATGGATGACTAGAACTCGATTGCCATTTATACACTAGTTGCTAAAATTACCATGTTTATACCTTTTTTCCACATAGGGTTATTCCAAAATATACCACGACGAAGTAAATAGAAAGTTTGTGAAGGATGTTTTCGTGAAGTTTGAGAAGGCTGGTCCCTTGACTTTATTTGTTCTGGAAGACTACGCAGGCGGTAAGCAATACACCGTTCTCAATGGAAGCTGTAGCGTGAGGCCATTGACAGGGGACTTCAATCGACAACTATGCGAATCCGAGTCCAACTACAAAGGCGAAATGAATCTGGGCCTTGGTAATGATGTGTTCCCGATGAACTTGTACAAAAGGAACTATTCCAACTTAGACTACGACATTTCCGGTGACGCCATGGTATTTCCGATATCTGGGAACCGCTGTCTCTTACAATCAGAAATGATCAACGCATACAAAAACTCAGTATTTCAAGCAAAAGAATCGGCTTTTCTATATGATGCTAAGGCCAGCATCTGTAATTCCTCCATATTTGACGTCCCAACGCAATGTCAAGACAGAGGAACCTTGAGGTTTAAACCGCATTTCAATATCCAGCTACATGCATTGAAAATTAACATTTAGCTGTACACCAACCGACGCATTCCCATGATTATCACTATTCTTATTCAGATTGCGCCTGACAAAAAACGTTTGGCATAAATTAAATCATGCACTTCGACGCATGTAAACAAAATGTTCAAAACACAATATGTATACTTTTCaatgatttgtaaacaataaacgTTAGCTTCTTTGTTATTTATTGCTTGATAAAAACACTGGTACGATAGTGATCTTTCAACTTGATATGAAAGTCCTATCAATGAAAAGAAAGTAGAATCTTCTACTA encodes the following:
- the LOC125664872 gene encoding uncharacterized protein LOC125664872, producing MERKMMFLITGVCTVLVVIGSVQNCCPPPKLEIKAVGSGVMISTGSNDPYTGYSKIYHDEVNRKFVKDVFVKFEKAGPLTLFVLEDYAGGKQYTVLNGSCSVRPLTGDFNRQLCESESNYKGEMNLGLGNDVFPMNLYKRNYSNLDYDISGDAMVFPISGNRCLLQSEMINAYKNSVFQAKESAFLYDAKASICNSSIFDVPTQCQDRGTLRFKPHFNIQLHALKINI